One stretch of Lysobacter sp. TY2-98 DNA includes these proteins:
- a CDS encoding response regulator — translation MHKDILLVEDNPDDVELTRLAFDEAKIANQLAVVGDGAEALDYLFARGRFADRDPADLPSLVLLDLNLPKVDGREVLQAIRGNEATRSLPVVVLTTSTEPFDVEATYALGVNSYIQKPVDFEQFVWAVKQVGLYWLVLNHSRP, via the coding sequence ATGCACAAAGATATCCTGCTGGTCGAGGACAACCCGGACGACGTCGAGCTCACACGGCTCGCGTTCGACGAGGCCAAGATCGCCAACCAGCTCGCGGTCGTCGGCGACGGCGCCGAAGCACTCGACTACCTCTTCGCCCGCGGACGTTTCGCCGACCGCGATCCGGCCGATCTTCCGTCGCTGGTGCTGCTCGATCTCAACCTGCCGAAAGTGGATGGCCGCGAAGTGCTGCAGGCGATCCGCGGCAACGAAGCGACGCGCTCGCTGCCCGTCGTCGTACTGACGACCAGCACCGAACCGTTCGACGTCGAAGCCACCTACGCGCTCGGCGTGAACAGCTACATCCAGAAGCCCGTCGACTTCGAACAGTTCGTCTGGGCGGTGAAGCAGGTCGGCCTGTACTGGCTGGTGCTCAACCACTCGCGGCCGTGA
- a CDS encoding biopolymer transporter ExbD, whose amino-acid sequence MAFSTGNSSGPMADINVTPLVDVMLVLLIIFMVTAPTLSYPIDINLPQPTLNPPPQDREPPPPVSLKIDASGTVSWDGAPVALNQLQNLMQQTVQRDPTNQPRLEIDVNGQAEYETLAKVLAYAKNAQMDKIGFVQNEQ is encoded by the coding sequence ATGGCATTCAGCACCGGCAATAGCAGCGGCCCGATGGCCGACATCAACGTGACGCCGCTGGTCGACGTCATGCTGGTGTTGCTGATCATCTTCATGGTGACGGCGCCGACGCTCTCGTACCCGATCGACATCAACCTGCCGCAGCCGACGCTCAACCCGCCGCCGCAGGACCGTGAACCGCCGCCGCCGGTCTCGCTGAAGATCGACGCGTCGGGCACGGTGTCCTGGGACGGCGCGCCCGTCGCACTGAACCAGCTGCAGAACCTCATGCAGCAGACGGTGCAGCGTGACCCGACCAACCAGCCGCGTCTGGAGATCGACGTGAACGGTCAGGCCGAGTACGAAACGCTGGCGAAGGTTCTCGCGTATGCGAAGAACGCGCAGATGGACAAGATCGGTTTCGTCCAGAACGAACAGTAA
- a CDS encoding SLC13 family permease → MDLHQIAFLLILAGALYLFVSERLRVDVTAMLTLLALVLTGVLDAKQALSGFASEPAIIVAAVFVISGALAATGITERLGQWIGRAAGQAEWRAVLVIMPAVAALSSFTHHVMVTAMMLPIVTRFARARGLSPSRLLMPMSLAASLGTTLTLVSAPAFLLAADLLERTHTGRLGIFSITPIGLALVAISIPYMLVARWILPRGAGAADDADWMALGQYRTELCVVEGGRWSTRPLAELREMLGDTFQLHGWVRDGRVRDDLGDTSPLIAGDILLAEASPDAIASLHDDPGLQLHALARFGDEVDGAGETQLVQALVAPASEFIGRSLRELDFARRFHTVVAGLWRRHGAHAARLADQRLREGDLLVLYGRASRLAELAAHHGFLMLMPFAGEARRRLRAPLALVILGATVLVAATEWLPAPLAFLFGAVAMVATRCVDVDRAYREIDVRIFVMIAGVIPLGIAMESTGTAQLLAQALLHFIAHWPALGVLLVMFGAAALLTQILSDGATTVLLAPIALNIAQSLHLPATPFVVCTALGAVVAFLTPIGHHGNLLILGPGQYRFADFLKVGAPLTATIAVVSAWMARWLWLGGPLWPM, encoded by the coding sequence ATGGATCTCCACCAGATCGCCTTCCTGCTGATCCTCGCCGGCGCGCTCTACCTGTTCGTGAGCGAGCGCCTGCGCGTGGACGTCACCGCCATGCTGACGCTGCTCGCGCTGGTGCTCACCGGCGTGCTCGATGCGAAGCAGGCGTTGTCGGGCTTCGCCAGCGAGCCCGCGATCATCGTGGCCGCGGTGTTCGTGATCTCCGGCGCGCTCGCCGCCACCGGCATCACCGAACGCCTCGGGCAGTGGATCGGGCGCGCCGCGGGACAGGCCGAATGGCGTGCGGTGCTGGTGATCATGCCGGCGGTGGCGGCGCTGTCGTCGTTCACCCACCACGTGATGGTGACCGCGATGATGCTGCCGATCGTCACGCGCTTCGCGCGCGCACGCGGGCTGTCGCCGTCGCGGTTGTTGATGCCGATGTCGCTGGCCGCATCGCTGGGCACCACGCTCACGCTGGTCAGCGCGCCGGCGTTCCTGCTGGCCGCGGACCTGCTGGAGCGCACGCACACCGGTCGCCTCGGCATCTTTTCGATCACGCCGATCGGCCTGGCGCTGGTCGCGATCAGCATTCCGTACATGCTCGTCGCGCGCTGGATCCTGCCGCGCGGCGCGGGCGCGGCCGACGACGCGGACTGGATGGCGCTCGGCCAGTACCGCACCGAGCTCTGCGTGGTCGAAGGCGGGCGCTGGAGCACGCGGCCGCTCGCCGAACTGCGCGAGATGCTCGGCGACACCTTCCAGCTGCACGGCTGGGTGCGCGACGGCCGCGTGCGCGACGACCTCGGCGACACCAGCCCGCTGATCGCCGGCGACATACTGCTGGCCGAAGCGTCGCCGGACGCGATCGCATCGCTGCACGACGATCCCGGCTTGCAGCTGCACGCACTCGCGCGCTTCGGCGACGAGGTCGACGGCGCGGGCGAGACGCAACTCGTGCAGGCGCTGGTCGCCCCGGCATCGGAATTCATCGGCCGCTCGCTGCGCGAACTCGACTTCGCGCGACGCTTCCACACCGTGGTCGCGGGGCTGTGGCGGCGCCACGGTGCGCATGCCGCGCGCCTGGCCGACCAGCGACTGCGCGAAGGCGACCTGCTGGTGCTGTACGGCCGCGCCTCGCGCCTGGCCGAACTCGCCGCGCACCACGGCTTCCTGATGCTGATGCCGTTCGCCGGCGAAGCGCGACGCCGCCTGCGCGCGCCGCTCGCGCTCGTCATCCTCGGCGCGACCGTGCTCGTCGCCGCGACCGAATGGCTGCCGGCGCCGCTGGCCTTCCTGTTCGGCGCGGTCGCGATGGTGGCGACGCGCTGCGTCGACGTCGACCGTGCGTATCGCGAAATCGACGTGCGCATCTTCGTGATGATCGCCGGCGTGATCCCGCTGGGGATCGCGATGGAATCGACCGGCACCGCGCAACTGCTCGCGCAGGCGCTGCTGCATTTCATCGCGCACTGGCCGGCGCTGGGCGTGCTGCTGGTGATGTTCGGCGCGGCCGCGCTGCTCACGCAGATCCTCTCCGACGGCGCCACCACCGTGCTGCTCGCGCCCATCGCCCTCAACATCGCGCAGTCGCTGCACCTGCCGGCCACGCCGTTCGTGGTGTGCACGGCGCTCGGCGCGGTCGTCGCCTTCCTGACGCCGATCGGCCACCACGGCAACCTGCTGATCCTCGGGCCCGGCCAGTACCGCTTCGCCGACTTCCTGAAAGTCGGCGCGCCGCTCACCGCGACCATCGCGGTCGTCAGCGCATGGATGGCGCGCTGGTTATGGCTGGGTGGTCCGTTGTGGCCGATGTGA
- a CDS encoding HAMP domain-containing sensor histidine kinase, giving the protein MQLSRFIHSQMDAILADWEEFARRNAPDDSHMTDLALRDHARDILYAVALDLESPQSQDEQFAKSQGDSDDVRGPRTAAAIHGALRQDSDFSLLQLSAEFRALRATVLRQWLPTVGHVDDHTLDEMVRFNEAIDQALAQSIVAYSERADAARDLFLAVLGHDLRSPLATVAMIGQLLTGTGVSPEQTRQLGQRASRSARFMSHMVDDLLGYTRVQMGPGIPTSSVECDLADVVRAALADAGATYPNAHFDMQLDGDLRSHADPVRLQQLLTNLLVNAAQHGASGFPVRLEAEGQAGDLVVRVINQGRPLPTEDIERIFKPLVQLPAAETRTTSLGLGLYIAREIAMAHGGTLRVTSDSEHGTIFELRMPRRASAAAPLTSATTDHPAITSAPSMR; this is encoded by the coding sequence ATGCAGCTGTCCCGATTCATCCACTCGCAGATGGACGCGATCCTCGCGGACTGGGAAGAGTTCGCGCGCCGCAACGCGCCGGACGACTCGCACATGACGGACCTCGCGCTGCGCGACCACGCGCGCGACATCCTGTATGCGGTCGCGCTCGACCTGGAGTCGCCGCAGTCGCAGGACGAGCAATTCGCGAAATCGCAGGGTGATTCCGACGACGTGCGCGGCCCCCGCACCGCCGCGGCGATCCACGGCGCGTTGCGACAGGACAGCGACTTCTCGTTGCTGCAGCTCAGCGCCGAATTCCGCGCGCTGCGCGCCACCGTCTTGCGCCAATGGCTGCCGACAGTCGGCCACGTGGATGACCACACGCTCGACGAGATGGTGCGGTTCAACGAAGCCATCGACCAGGCACTCGCGCAGTCGATCGTCGCGTACTCCGAACGTGCCGACGCGGCGCGCGACCTGTTCCTCGCCGTGCTCGGGCACGATCTGCGCTCGCCGCTCGCGACCGTCGCGATGATCGGCCAGCTGTTGACCGGCACCGGGGTTTCACCCGAACAGACGCGCCAACTCGGCCAGCGCGCGTCCCGATCGGCCCGCTTCATGAGCCACATGGTCGACGACCTGCTCGGCTACACACGCGTGCAGATGGGGCCGGGCATCCCGACATCGTCGGTCGAATGCGACCTGGCCGACGTCGTGCGGGCCGCACTGGCGGACGCCGGCGCCACGTATCCGAACGCACACTTCGACATGCAGCTCGACGGCGATCTTCGCAGCCATGCCGATCCGGTACGCCTGCAGCAGTTGTTGACCAACCTGCTGGTCAACGCGGCGCAGCACGGCGCCAGCGGTTTCCCGGTGCGCCTCGAAGCCGAAGGCCAGGCCGGCGACCTCGTCGTTCGCGTGATCAATCAGGGTCGACCACTGCCGACGGAAGACATCGAGCGGATCTTCAAGCCGCTCGTGCAACTGCCCGCGGCCGAAACCCGCACGACGAGCCTGGGGCTCGGCCTCTACATCGCTCGCGAGATCGCCATGGCGCACGGCGGGACGCTGCGCGTCACGTCGGACAGCGAACACGGCACCATCTTCGAACTGCGCATGCCGCGACGCGCGAGCGCCGCGGCGCCGCTCACATCGGCCACAACGGACCACCCAGCCATAACCAGCGCGCCATCCATGCGCTGA
- a CDS encoding biopolymer transporter ExbD: MAFSSGNSGGPMAEINVTPLVDVMLVLLIIFMITAPLMTHKVKVELPQANLIKHGEDQPPPVPPITLTVQEDGSVYWNDEPIQKSLLESQFSVEAQKTPQPQLNVRGDKTTKYQILKELVDMAQKQGMRKVGFVATKEK; encoded by the coding sequence ATGGCCTTCAGTTCAGGCAACAGCGGCGGCCCCATGGCCGAGATCAACGTCACCCCCCTCGTGGACGTGATGCTGGTGCTGCTGATCATCTTCATGATCACGGCGCCGCTCATGACCCACAAGGTGAAGGTGGAACTGCCTCAGGCCAACCTGATCAAGCATGGCGAGGATCAGCCGCCGCCGGTCCCGCCGATCACGCTGACGGTCCAGGAAGACGGGTCGGTGTACTGGAACGACGAGCCGATCCAGAAGAGTCTGCTCGAGAGCCAGTTTTCGGTCGAAGCGCAGAAGACCCCGCAGCCGCAGCTCAATGTCCGCGGTGACAAGACGACCAAGTACCAGATCCTCAAGGAGCTGGTCGACATGGCCCAGAAGCAGGGCATGCGCAAGGTCGGCTTCGTCGCGACGAAGGAAAAGTAA
- a CDS encoding energy transducer TonB has product MTQYLSNATRDNEGLNWPRIAGISSAIAVHVAALLLLLVPATAPKVQKEEEQVTVVNLIKPPPPPPPPPPPPPEPPKQLILNPPKQQIVQPTPTPPPPEQPPIITEDANAMSTPAPPPSPPAPPAASPSPPNVVNGQASVCSKNTPSYPPAALREQAEGTTIVQVTWTGDGTITDASVRKSAGNRDLDRAAVSAVRRWKVCPGDPGTAVVPVVWSLQ; this is encoded by the coding sequence ATGACGCAATACCTCTCCAACGCCACTCGAGATAACGAAGGGTTGAACTGGCCGCGTATCGCCGGTATCTCCTCCGCGATCGCCGTGCACGTCGCCGCACTTCTTCTCCTGCTCGTTCCGGCGACCGCGCCGAAGGTGCAGAAGGAGGAAGAGCAGGTCACCGTCGTGAACCTGATCAAGCCGCCGCCGCCGCCTCCGCCGCCGCCGCCGCCGCCGCCGGAGCCGCCGAAGCAGCTGATCCTGAATCCGCCGAAGCAGCAGATCGTGCAGCCGACGCCGACGCCGCCGCCGCCGGAGCAGCCGCCGATCATTACGGAGGATGCGAACGCGATGTCGACGCCCGCACCGCCGCCGTCGCCGCCGGCGCCCCCGGCCGCTTCGCCGTCGCCGCCGAACGTGGTCAACGGCCAGGCAAGCGTCTGCAGCAAGAACACGCCCAGCTATCCGCCGGCGGCGCTGCGTGAGCAGGCCGAAGGCACGACGATCGTTCAGGTGACCTGGACCGGTGACGGCACGATCACCGACGCCAGCGTCCGCAAGAGCGCCGGCAACCGTGACCTCGACCGCGCCGCGGTCAGCGCGGTCCGTCGCTGGAAGGTCTGCCCCGGCGATCCGGGTACCGCCGTCGTCCCGGTGGTGTGGTCGCTGCAGTAA
- a CDS encoding pyridoxine 5'-phosphate synthase: MTLLSVNVNKIAVLRNSRGGHEPDVVRAATTCLDAGAAGITVHPRPDARHITADDVYALSALTRARGVEFNLEGNPFAPPRSGYPGFLALCEAVRPAQATLVPDSDAQVTSDHGFDFSTDLGELRELVAALKAIGCRVSLFVDADAAAAALPAERGVEQAAAVGADRVELYTGPYAEAFASGRADEATASARTTAMRAQAVGLGVNAGHDLSQANLATFLRGVPDVLEVSIGHALIGEALYDGLASTVARYLRVIESARS, from the coding sequence ATGACCCTGCTCAGCGTGAACGTCAACAAGATCGCCGTGCTGCGGAACTCGCGCGGTGGGCACGAGCCCGACGTCGTGCGCGCGGCAACCACCTGCCTCGACGCCGGCGCCGCCGGCATCACCGTGCACCCACGACCCGATGCGCGCCACATCACCGCCGATGACGTGTACGCGCTGTCGGCTCTGACGCGCGCGCGCGGCGTCGAGTTCAATCTCGAGGGCAATCCCTTCGCGCCGCCGCGCAGCGGCTATCCCGGATTTCTGGCCCTGTGCGAAGCGGTGCGCCCCGCGCAGGCAACGCTGGTACCGGACAGCGACGCACAGGTCACCTCGGACCACGGTTTTGATTTCTCGACCGACCTCGGCGAGTTGCGCGAGCTCGTCGCTGCGCTGAAGGCGATCGGCTGCCGCGTCAGCCTTTTCGTCGATGCGGACGCCGCCGCGGCCGCGCTGCCGGCCGAGCGCGGTGTCGAACAGGCCGCCGCCGTGGGCGCCGATCGCGTCGAGCTTTACACCGGGCCCTACGCGGAAGCGTTCGCATCGGGCCGTGCGGATGAGGCGACCGCATCGGCGCGCACCACCGCGATGCGCGCGCAGGCGGTGGGTCTCGGCGTGAATGCCGGCCACGATCTCAGCCAGGCGAATCTGGCGACCTTCCTGCGCGGCGTGCCGGATGTTCTGGAAGTCTCGATCGGCCATGCGCTGATCGGCGAAGCGTTGTACGACGGGCTCGCGTCGACGGTCGCCCGCTATCTGCGCGTGATTGAAAGCGCGCGCAGCTGA
- a CDS encoding ATP-binding protein, which produces MDPTASACAAWLSACTAPTALLDADGRVLAANPAFSRRLHLAAGARLADLDPTFADHATLDADAPLTVPGHTSGHLHVRTIDATQRLAQWIDTPVDHHAEQRQLQMFADTVAHDLRAPLRSIESFAKLLEDRASDKLDASERMHLSRIRAAATRMSGLLVALGELSRAASAPMHPAEVDVSILCEWALAELHDLEPGRTVMVDVQPGLHAVGDERLLRQMLKTLLDNAWKFTRGVDHARIDVHGERIGQRLRLVIRDNGAGFDMQYAHKLFQPFQRLHGLEQGAGHGLGLAIAQRIAHRHGGTWPPNPS; this is translated from the coding sequence ATGGATCCGACGGCCAGTGCCTGCGCGGCCTGGCTCTCGGCCTGCACGGCACCGACCGCACTTCTCGACGCCGATGGCCGCGTGCTCGCGGCGAATCCGGCGTTCTCGCGCCGGCTGCATCTTGCGGCGGGCGCGCGCCTGGCGGACCTCGATCCCACGTTCGCCGATCACGCCACGCTCGACGCGGACGCGCCGCTCACGGTGCCGGGCCATACCAGCGGCCACCTGCACGTGCGCACGATCGACGCCACGCAGCGCCTCGCGCAGTGGATCGACACGCCGGTCGACCACCACGCCGAACAGCGCCAGCTGCAGATGTTCGCCGACACCGTCGCGCACGACCTGCGCGCACCGCTGCGTTCGATCGAAAGCTTCGCGAAGCTGCTCGAGGATCGCGCCTCGGACAAACTCGACGCCTCCGAACGCATGCATCTCTCGCGCATCCGCGCTGCGGCGACGCGCATGTCGGGCCTGCTTGTCGCGCTGGGCGAACTCTCGCGCGCGGCGAGCGCGCCGATGCACCCCGCGGAAGTCGACGTGTCCATCCTCTGCGAATGGGCGCTGGCCGAACTGCACGACCTGGAACCGGGTCGCACAGTGATGGTCGATGTGCAGCCGGGCCTTCACGCCGTTGGCGACGAGCGTCTGTTACGACAGATGCTCAAGACGTTGCTCGACAACGCATGGAAGTTCACACGCGGTGTCGATCACGCACGGATCGACGTACACGGCGAGCGCATCGGTCAGCGTCTGCGACTGGTGATCCGCGACAACGGGGCCGGTTTCGACATGCAGTATGCTCACAAGCTGTTCCAGCCGTTCCAGCGCCTGCACGGGTTGGAACAGGGTGCGGGGCACGGGCTCGGGCTCGCCATTGCGCAACGCATCGCGCACCGGCACGGGGGCACGTGGCCGCCGAATCCATCATAG
- a CDS encoding 2OG-Fe(II) oxygenase, giving the protein MTDHDSAVPDFIHVVENALDPAWCAQVVERFSRGNGHEPGRVGGGVFPDMKDSLDLAISTREDWRDVANTLNEAVVAGLREYVRRWPHAVVAPLMLEMQDGDKRHRLTSERLQAMDDAALTPLLMQLFRPGTINLQRYTAGRGGYPYWHCELMPRDPSAETLHRHLLWTVYLNDGFSEGETEFLYQRRKIAPKTGALLIAPAAFTHTHRGNRPQGGDKMIATSWILFQRAEALFGAGG; this is encoded by the coding sequence ATGACCGACCACGACTCCGCCGTGCCCGACTTCATCCACGTGGTCGAAAACGCCCTCGATCCGGCTTGGTGCGCGCAGGTGGTCGAGCGCTTCAGCCGCGGCAACGGGCACGAGCCCGGCCGCGTCGGCGGGGGCGTGTTCCCCGACATGAAGGACAGCCTCGACCTCGCCATCTCCACGCGCGAGGACTGGCGCGATGTCGCCAACACGCTCAACGAAGCGGTCGTCGCCGGCCTGCGCGAGTACGTGCGGCGCTGGCCGCATGCGGTGGTCGCCCCGCTGATGCTGGAGATGCAGGACGGCGACAAGCGCCATCGCCTCACCAGCGAACGCCTGCAGGCCATGGACGACGCGGCGCTGACGCCACTGCTGATGCAGCTGTTCCGTCCCGGCACGATCAACCTGCAGCGCTACACCGCCGGCCGCGGCGGCTATCCGTACTGGCACTGCGAGCTGATGCCGCGCGATCCCAGCGCGGAGACGCTGCATCGCCACCTGCTGTGGACGGTCTATCTCAACGACGGCTTCAGCGAAGGCGAAACCGAGTTCCTTTACCAGCGTCGCAAGATCGCGCCGAAGACCGGCGCGCTGTTGATCGCGCCCGCGGCGTTCACGCATACGCACCGCGGCAATCGTCCGCAGGGCGGCGACAAGATGATCGCGACCAGCTGGATTCTCTTCCAACGTGCGGAAGCGCTGTTCGGTGCGGGCGGATGA
- the cls gene encoding cardiolipin synthase, with protein sequence MLKLVDTLHALVHAHPTISAWLLAGWLLYLVGLGLWIVMQKREPAATLAWLISLAALPYVGFLVYYVFGPQRIRRQRLRRGRARARMPDAPESASAESRELARLGLATTRLPASTATDVQLLVDGGATYEALLDAIAAAQHHVHLEYYIFEPDRTGTRVRDALIARAQSGVTVRLLVDAVGSARLKHRFLAPLLDAGGEVAWFHPMLSRWRRPWLNMRSHRKIVVVDGTVAFTGGINVTDEEDDRLRSDAYRDLHLRLEGEVVGYLQQVFVEDWIYATGQRPPSLPRVVAEPGPVSTQVLVSGPDAPWEAIHRMHVSAIHAARERVWLATPYFVPGEAAMMALTSAALAGLDVRLLVPRRSDSRLVTFAARSYFDELLAAGARIHEYAPRMLHTKALLCDDEIAIIGSANFDHRSFRLNFEVSMLFRDAGIAAALADILQRDMCDAPRVRVDRHRSFLRARLPEALARLMSPLL encoded by the coding sequence ATGCTGAAGCTCGTCGACACGCTCCACGCGCTGGTGCACGCGCATCCGACGATCAGCGCGTGGCTGCTCGCCGGCTGGCTGCTGTACCTCGTCGGCCTCGGCCTGTGGATCGTGATGCAGAAGCGCGAGCCGGCGGCGACGCTGGCCTGGCTGATCAGCCTCGCCGCCCTGCCCTACGTGGGCTTCCTCGTCTATTACGTCTTCGGCCCGCAGCGCATCCGCCGCCAGCGCCTGCGTCGTGGCCGCGCCCGCGCGCGCATGCCCGATGCGCCCGAGAGCGCCAGCGCGGAATCCCGCGAACTCGCCCGGCTCGGCCTCGCGACCACGCGCCTCCCCGCGTCGACCGCCACCGATGTGCAGTTGCTGGTCGACGGTGGCGCGACCTACGAAGCATTGCTCGACGCGATCGCCGCCGCGCAGCACCACGTCCATCTCGAGTACTACATCTTCGAGCCCGATCGCACCGGCACACGCGTGCGCGATGCGCTCATCGCGCGCGCGCAGTCCGGCGTCACCGTCCGGCTGCTCGTGGACGCCGTGGGCTCTGCGCGCCTCAAGCACCGGTTCCTCGCGCCGCTGCTCGACGCCGGCGGCGAAGTCGCCTGGTTCCACCCGATGCTGTCGCGCTGGCGGCGTCCTTGGCTCAACATGCGCTCGCACCGCAAGATCGTCGTCGTCGACGGCACGGTCGCGTTCACTGGCGGCATCAACGTCACGGACGAGGAAGACGATCGCCTGCGCAGCGATGCATACCGCGACCTGCATCTGCGCCTCGAAGGCGAAGTCGTCGGCTACCTGCAGCAGGTGTTCGTCGAGGACTGGATCTACGCGACCGGGCAACGTCCACCGAGCCTGCCGCGCGTGGTCGCCGAGCCGGGCCCGGTGTCGACGCAGGTGCTGGTGTCCGGACCCGATGCACCGTGGGAAGCGATCCACCGCATGCACGTGTCGGCGATCCATGCCGCGCGCGAACGCGTCTGGCTGGCGACGCCGTACTTTGTGCCCGGCGAGGCGGCGATGATGGCGCTGACCTCCGCTGCACTCGCGGGCCTCGACGTGCGCCTGCTGGTGCCGCGCCGCAGCGACTCGCGCCTGGTCACGTTCGCCGCGCGTTCCTACTTCGACGAGTTGCTCGCCGCCGGCGCGCGCATCCACGAGTACGCGCCGCGCATGCTGCACACCAAGGCGCTGCTCTGCGACGACGAGATCGCGATCATCGGCAGCGCCAACTTCGACCACCGCAGCTTCCGTCTCAACTTCGAAGTGTCGATGCTGTTCCGCGATGCGGGTATCGCGGCGGCGCTCGCCGACATCCTGCAGCGCGACATGTGCGATGCCCCGCGCGTGCGCGTCGACCGCCATCGCTCGTTCCTGCGTGCGCGCTTGCCGGAAGCACTGGCGAGGTTGATGTCGCCCTTGTTGTAG
- a CDS encoding MotA/TolQ/ExbB proton channel family protein produces the protein MLQETLAQAAATGGNAASALTQMGPLHLLQEMTGNPGQYIISWVVLLTLTLMSAMSIYWIVMNFIKNTRLRATSDRVISTFWETPNAQDAIRYMEEQPRFEPFSKIALDAAQAAAHHQRHEGSRLVESLNRSEFVDRALRQAVTRESSRLEAGLTVLATVGSTAPFVGLLGTVWGIYGALIRIGASGQASIDAVAGPVGEALIMTALGLFVAIPAVLAYNFFNRLNRVTNNKFDTFAHDLHDFFATGARVGEIPTKR, from the coding sequence ATGCTTCAGGAAACCCTCGCCCAAGCCGCCGCCACCGGAGGCAACGCCGCATCTGCCCTGACGCAGATGGGCCCGCTGCACCTGCTCCAGGAAATGACCGGCAACCCGGGCCAGTACATCATCTCGTGGGTCGTGCTCCTGACCCTGACGCTGATGTCGGCCATGTCGATCTACTGGATCGTCATGAACTTCATCAAGAACACCCGCCTGCGCGCCACCAGCGACCGCGTGATCAGCACGTTCTGGGAAACCCCGAACGCGCAGGACGCGATCCGTTACATGGAAGAGCAGCCGCGCTTCGAGCCGTTCTCGAAGATCGCGCTCGACGCCGCCCAGGCCGCCGCGCACCACCAGCGCCATGAAGGTTCGCGCCTCGTCGAGTCGCTGAACCGCTCGGAGTTCGTCGACCGCGCCCTGCGCCAGGCCGTCACCCGTGAGTCGTCGCGCCTCGAAGCCGGCCTGACCGTGCTCGCCACCGTCGGTTCGACCGCTCCGTTCGTCGGTCTGCTCGGCACCGTGTGGGGCATCTACGGCGCGCTGATCCGCATCGGTGCTTCGGGCCAGGCGTCGATCGACGCGGTCGCGGGTCCGGTCGGCGAAGCGCTGATCATGACCGCGCTCGGCCTGTTCGTCGCGATCCCGGCGGTTCTGGCGTACAACTTCTTCAATCGCCTGAACCGCGTCACGAACAACAAGTTCGACACGTTCGCGCACGATCTGCACGACTTCTTCGCCACCGGCGCACGCGTCGGCGAAATCCCGACCAAGCGCTAA
- a CDS encoding PA0069 family radical SAM protein produces MTDARKPQKPIKGRGSASRVAGRFEVTTTEGADDGWGSVYEDLVDAPKPATTVTEERARTILTRNQSPDVGFSQSLNPYRGCEHGCVYCFARPSHAYLDLSPGLDFETKLFAKTNALERLREELAKPGYVPTVTALGINTDAYQPIERRYGITRQVLELFAETKHPVSFVTKSALIERDVDLLAQMARDNLVSVHFSVTTLDNRLASRLEPRASAPHAKLRAMKALANAGVPVGVMVAPVIPMITDMEMEHILEAAFDHGAREAGYTLLRLPHELKDVWREWLELHYPERAAHVMSLVQQMRGGRDYQAEFGTRMTGTGVFAQLVQQRFRKARARLGYTRYPDLDTRRFTPPRKATPQGELF; encoded by the coding sequence ATGACCGACGCCCGCAAACCGCAGAAGCCGATCAAGGGCCGCGGCTCGGCATCGCGCGTGGCCGGCCGCTTCGAGGTGACCACCACCGAAGGCGCGGACGACGGCTGGGGCTCGGTGTACGAAGACCTCGTCGACGCGCCGAAGCCGGCCACCACCGTCACCGAGGAGCGCGCGCGTACGATCCTGACGCGCAACCAGTCGCCGGACGTCGGCTTCTCGCAGTCGCTGAATCCGTACCGCGGCTGCGAGCACGGCTGCGTCTACTGCTTCGCGCGTCCGTCGCATGCGTATCTCGACCTGTCGCCGGGGCTGGACTTCGAAACCAAGCTTTTCGCCAAGACCAACGCGCTCGAACGCCTGCGCGAGGAACTCGCGAAGCCGGGCTACGTGCCGACCGTGACCGCGCTCGGCATTAACACCGACGCCTACCAGCCGATCGAACGCCGTTACGGCATCACTCGCCAAGTGCTCGAGCTCTTCGCCGAGACGAAGCATCCGGTGAGTTTCGTCACCAAGAGCGCACTGATCGAACGCGACGTCGACCTGCTCGCGCAGATGGCGCGCGACAACCTGGTCAGCGTGCACTTCTCGGTGACGACGCTCGACAACCGGCTCGCGTCCAGGCTCGAGCCGCGTGCGTCGGCGCCGCATGCGAAGTTGCGCGCGATGAAGGCGCTGGCCAACGCCGGTGTGCCGGTCGGCGTGATGGTCGCGCCGGTGATCCCGATGATCACCGACATGGAAATGGAGCACATCCTCGAGGCCGCGTTCGATCACGGCGCGCGCGAAGCCGGTTACACGCTGCTGCGCCTGCCGCACGAGTTGAAGGACGTCTGGCGCGAATGGCTCGAACTGCATTACCCCGAGCGCGCCGCGCACGTGATGAGCCTGGTGCAGCAGATGCGCGGCGGCCGCGATTACCAGGCCGAGTTCGGCACGCGCATGACCGGCACCGGCGTGTTCGCGCAACTGGTGCAGCAGCGCTTTCGCAAGGCGCGTGCGCGGCTGGGCTACACGCGCTATCCCGACCTCGACACCCGCCGGTTCACGCCGCCGCGCAAAGCGACGCCGCAGGGCGAGCTGTTCTGA